The DNA region TCGGCCGGGCCCTCGGCGAGACCCTGGCCGTCGCGATGATCCTCTCCGCGTACGACGTGGTCACCATCAACCTGATCGACTCGGTCAACAGCAACACCATCGCCGCCAACATCGCCCTCGACTTCCCCGAGTCCAGCGGCTTGGCGGTCAACGCGCTGATCGCCTCCGGTCTGGTGCTGTTCGCGCTGACCTTCGCCGTCAACTTCGCCGCCCGGGCCGTCGTCGCCCGCCGGCGCGACTTCTCGGGAGCGAACGCATGACCACCATCACCCCGCCCCGGGCGGTGGCCACCAACACGCTGACCAGCGGCGTGCTGCCCAACTGGGCTCCGTGGTCGGTGGCCGGCGTCAGCCTGTCGGTGGGCCTGCTCGGCGGGCTCAGCCTCGGCCTGTCCATCGCGCTGTCGGTCGTGCTCGGCGTGCTGCTGACCATGGTGGCGTTGCCGGCGGTCTCCTGGCGGGTCGAGGGCGGCCGGCGGGCCAAGGACCGCTTCGTCACCGTGCTGGTCAGCATCGCCTTCGCGTTGGCGATGCTGCCGCTGCTGTCCCTGCTGATCACCGTCACCACCAACGGCGTCAACCGGTTCGACACGACCTTCCTCACCAGCGACATGCGGGGGGTGCTCGGCGAGGGCGGCGGTGCGCTGCACGCCACCGTCGGCACCCTGCTGATGACCGGTGCGGCGGCGCTCATCTCGGTCCCGATCGGCGTGATGTGCGCCGTCTACCTGGTCGAGTACGGCAGGGGCCGGCTGGCCCGCTGGGTCACCCTGCTGGTCGACGTGATGACCGGTATCCCGTCGATCGTGGCGGGCCTGTTCGCGTTCGCCTTCTTCGCGATCTTCTTCGGCCCGAGCATCCGGTTCGGCCTCGGCGGCTCGGTCGCCCTGTCCGTGCTGATGGTGCCGGTGGTGGTCCGCTCGGTCGAGGAGATGCTCAAGCTGGTGCCGAACGAGCTGCGGGAAGCCTCGTACGCCCTCGGCGTACCGAAGTGGCGCACCGTGCTGCGGGTGGTGCTGCGGACCGCTGCCCCCGGCATTGCCACCGGCGTCACCCTGTCGATCGCCCGGGTGATCGGCGAGACCGCCCCGCTGCTGATCATTTCGGGTGCCACCACGGCGCTCAACTCGAACCTGTTCGACGGTCGGATGGCCTCGCTGCCGGTCTTCACCTACTACTCGTACAGCATCCCCGGGTCCCGGCCGGAGTTCGGGGTGGACCGCGCCTGGGCCGCCGCGCTCACCCTGTTCATCCTCGTCATGGCACTGAACCTGGTGGCCCGTCTGATCTCCCGGTTCTTCTCCCTGCCGAACAGCCGCTGAACGCGGAAAGGACCCCTCAAGTGGCCAAGCGAATCGAAGTCTCCGACCTGGACATCTTCTACGGCGCGTTCAAAGCCGTCGAACAGGTCAACATGACCATCGAGCCGCGGTCGGTGACGGCGCTGATCGGCCCGTCCGGCTGCGGCAAGTCGACCTTCCTGCGCTCGCTGAACCGGATGCACGAGGTCGTGCCGGGCGGCCGGGTCACCGGCAAGGTGGCGATAGACGGCGACGACCTGTACGGCGTCGGCGTCGACCCGGTCGCCGTCCGGCGCCAGGTCGGCATGGTCTTCCAACGCCCCAACCCGTTCCCGACCATGTCGATCTACGACAACGTCGCGGCCGGCGTGAAGCTCAACGGTGGGCGGATGCGCAAGGCGGAGCTCGACGAACTCGTCGAGCAGACGCTGCGCGGAGCGAACCTGTGGGAGGAGGTCAAGGACCGGCTGGGCCGGCCCGGCTCCAGCCTCTCCGGCGGGCAGCAGCAGCGGCTGTGCATCGCGCGGGCGATCGCGGTCAAGCCGGCGGTGCTGCTGATGGACGAGCCGTGCTCGGCGCTGGACCCGATCTCCACCCTCGCCATCGAGGACCTGATGCACCAGCTGAAGACCGAGTTCACCATCGTGATCGTCACGCACAACATGCAGCAGGCTGCGCGGGTCAGCGACCGGACCGGCTTCTTCAACATCGCCGGCACCGGCCAGCCCGGCAAGCTGATCGAGATGGACGACACGCAGAAGATCTTCAGCAACCCGCAGATCAAGGCGACCGAGGACTACATCACCGGCCGGTTCGGCTGACCAGTGGGCCGCGGCCCTGACCCGCAGGCGGGTCAGGGCCGGCGGCAGGCATAGGTTCAGGGCCGGGTCAGGTTCAGGGCCGGGTCAGGTTCGGGGCCGGCGGTAGGTGACGTCGGCCGACCAGCGTAGGAAACCGAGCCGGGTGTAGAGCCGTACCGCGGCGGTGTTCGACTCGTCGACGTAGAGCATCGCCCGGGGCAGGCCCGCCCCGGCCAGATGCCGCAGCCCGGCCAGGGTGAGGGCACGGCCGAGACCGCCGCCGTGGGCGGTCGGATCGACCCCGAGTACGTAGACCTCGCCGACCGCCGCGTCGGCGTGCACCTTGGTCCAGTGGAAGCCGACCAGCCGCCCGGACGTGTCCTCGGCGAGCAGGAAACCGGCCGGGTCGAACCACGGCTGCGCCATCCTGGCCCGCAACTGCGGCAGCCCCCAGCGGCCCTGCTCCGGATGGTCGGCGAACGCCGTGGCGTTGAGCGCCACCCAGGCGGCGTCGTCGCGGCCCGGGACGAACGCCCGCAGCCGTACCCCGGCCGGCAGTGTCGGCTCGGGTAGCGGATCGGTCAGCCGGCGGCGCAGCTGCAGCAGCACCCGGTCGCGGGTGAAGCCGTGGTCGAGGGCGAGGGCGGCAGCCGACGGATGGTCGCCGTGCGCCCAGATCCGCAGCCCGGCGGCCGGGTCGACGGCGTCGAGCAGGTCGGTGAGCAGTCGTCGGCCGTACCCGCGTCGCCGGTGTGCCGGGTGCACCACCAGCTCGGCGACCGGGCCGGCCGGATCGGTCGGGTCCAGGTGCGCGTACCCGGTCAG from Solwaraspora sp. WMMD791 includes:
- the pstA gene encoding phosphate ABC transporter permease PstA — encoded protein: MTTITPPRAVATNTLTSGVLPNWAPWSVAGVSLSVGLLGGLSLGLSIALSVVLGVLLTMVALPAVSWRVEGGRRAKDRFVTVLVSIAFALAMLPLLSLLITVTTNGVNRFDTTFLTSDMRGVLGEGGGALHATVGTLLMTGAAALISVPIGVMCAVYLVEYGRGRLARWVTLLVDVMTGIPSIVAGLFAFAFFAIFFGPSIRFGLGGSVALSVLMVPVVVRSVEEMLKLVPNELREASYALGVPKWRTVLRVVLRTAAPGIATGVTLSIARVIGETAPLLIISGATTALNSNLFDGRMASLPVFTYYSYSIPGSRPEFGVDRAWAAALTLFILVMALNLVARLISRFFSLPNSR
- the pstB gene encoding phosphate ABC transporter ATP-binding protein PstB, producing MAKRIEVSDLDIFYGAFKAVEQVNMTIEPRSVTALIGPSGCGKSTFLRSLNRMHEVVPGGRVTGKVAIDGDDLYGVGVDPVAVRRQVGMVFQRPNPFPTMSIYDNVAAGVKLNGGRMRKAELDELVEQTLRGANLWEEVKDRLGRPGSSLSGGQQQRLCIARAIAVKPAVLLMDEPCSALDPISTLAIEDLMHQLKTEFTIVIVTHNMQQAARVSDRTGFFNIAGTGQPGKLIEMDDTQKIFSNPQIKATEDYITGRFG
- the mshD gene encoding mycothiol synthase — translated: MAEPATQTSVTVDRCDRLDPVQVDRVLTLARAAADTDGADPLPEQVVLTLRDASTARHVTLTGPAGDLTGYAHLDPTDPAGPVAELVVHPAHRRRGYGRRLLTDLLDAVDPAAGLRIWAHGDHPSAAALALDHGFTRDRVLLQLRRRLTDPLPEPTLPAGVRLRAFVPGRDDAAWVALNATAFADHPEQGRWGLPQLRARMAQPWFDPAGFLLAEDTSGRLVGFHWTKVHADAAVGEVYVLGVDPTAHGGGLGRALTLAGLRHLAGAGLPRAMLYVDESNTAAVRLYTRLGFLRWSADVTYRRPRT